From a single Xiphophorus maculatus strain JP 163 A chromosome 5, X_maculatus-5.0-male, whole genome shotgun sequence genomic region:
- the LOC102238131 gene encoding short coiled-coil protein B isoform X1 has protein sequence MDDGTFTTISLADDSADRGPAALYTQQQDELFIMNCDIDGDLENQVEMEEKTRLINQVLELQHTLEDLSARVDAVKEENLKLKSENQVLGQYIENLMSASSVFQTTDTKSKRK, from the exons ATGGATGATGGGACGTTTACGACCATCTCTCTGGCAGACGACTCAG CCGACAGAGGACCTGCAGCCCTGTATACTCAACAGCAAGACGAGCTTTTCATCATGAACTGCGACATAGATG GAGACCTGGAGAACCAGGTTGAGATGGAGGAGAAGACAAGGTTGATAAACCAGGTTTTGGAGCTGCAGCACACACTGGAAG ATCTGTCGGCTCGAGTCGACGCGGTCAAAGAGGAGAACCTGAAGTTGAAGTCGGAGAATCAGGTCCTCGGTCAGTACATCGAGAACCTCATGTCGGCCTCCAGCGTCTTCCAGACCACCGACACCAAGAGCAAGCGGAAGTGA
- the LOC102238131 gene encoding short coiled-coil protein B isoform X2: MNCDIDGDLENQVEMEEKTRLINQVLELQHTLEDLSARVDAVKEENLKLKSENQVLGQYIENLMSASSVFQTTDTKSKRK, encoded by the exons ATGAACTGCGACATAGATG GAGACCTGGAGAACCAGGTTGAGATGGAGGAGAAGACAAGGTTGATAAACCAGGTTTTGGAGCTGCAGCACACACTGGAAG ATCTGTCGGCTCGAGTCGACGCGGTCAAAGAGGAGAACCTGAAGTTGAAGTCGGAGAATCAGGTCCTCGGTCAGTACATCGAGAACCTCATGTCGGCCTCCAGCGTCTTCCAGACCACCGACACCAAGAGCAAGCGGAAGTGA